The Sinorhizobium fredii USDA 257 region CGGCGCCCGTTACCAGAAGTCGCTTGATCATCGGTCTCACCTCAATTCAATGGGTCACGGGAATTCAATGGATCTCGGGCTCGGGCAGCTTGTGGGGCGACTGCAGGAAAGTGAAGTCGCAGCCCTCAGGAGCCTGCTGGATATGTTCGGCATGCATCTTCAGATAGCCGCGTGAATAGTCGCGCGCCGGCGGACGCCATTCGGCGAGCCTGCGTTCGATCTCCGCCGCGTCGACCTCCAGGGTGATCGTCCGGCTGGCGACATCGAGGGCGATCATGTCGCCGTTGCGGACGGCTGCCAGCGGGCCGCCCACGTAAGACTCCGGCGCGACGTGCAGGATGCAGGCGCCATAGCTGGTGCCGCTCATGCGCGCATCCGAAATCCTGACCATATCGCGCACGCCCTGTTTCAGGAGTTTCTTCGGGATCGGCAGCATGCCCCATTCGGGCATGCCCGGTCCGCCGACCGGACCGGCGTTGCGCAGGATCATCACGGTCTCGGCGGTCACGTCGAGATTCTCGTCGTTCACCGCCCGCATCATCGCATCGTAATCGTCGAAGACGAGTGCGGGGCCGCGGTGCTTGAGGAGCGCCGGATCGGCGGCGGCCGGCTTCATAACGCAGCCGTCGGGCGCCAGGTTGCCCTTGAGGATCGCCGTGCCGCCGCGGCCAGCCACGGGGTTGTCCAGCGGGCGAATCACGTCAGGCAGGTGAATCTCGGCGTGCTCGATCGCCCCGCCGATGGTGCCGATGACGTTGCGTTCCTGAAGATGCAGCAGCGGCTCCAGCTGTTTCCAAAGGGCAAGAAGGCCACCCGCATAGAAAAAATCCTCCATCAGGAAGGCGCCGGTCGGGCGAATGTTGCACAGCACCGGCACCTTCTCCGACATACGGTCGAAATCCTCCAGGGTCAGGGGAACGCCGCACCGCCGTGCCATGGCGATCAGGTGGATCATCGCATTGGTCGAGCCGGCCATCGCCATGTGCACCGCCAGCGCATTCTCGAAGGCCTTGGCCGTCAGGATGTCGGAGGGTTTCAGGTCCTCGAAGACCATTTCGACGATGCGGGCGCCGGAAAGTGCGGCCATGCGCGAATGGCCGGCGTCGGAGGCGGGAATGGCGGAAGCTCCGGGAAGGCACAGGCCAAGCGTATCGGCGAGCGCCGTCATGGTCGAGGCGGTTCCCATCGTCATGCAGGTGCCGTAGGAGCGGGCGATGCCGCGCTCCATATCGTTCCATTGGAGTTCGGTGATCCGGCCGGCTTCTTTCTCGGCCCAGTATTTCCAGACGTCCGAGCCCGAGCCGAGCGGCTGGCCGCGATAATTGCCGCGCAGCATCGGCCCGGCCGGCACGAAGATCGTCGGCAGGTCGACCTGGATGGCGCCCATGATCGTCGCCGGCGTGGTCTTGTCGCAGCCGGCGAGCAGCACGACGCCGTCGACCGGATGCGAGCGGATGAGTTCCTCCACCTCCATGGCGAGGAAGTTGCGGTAGAGCATCGTCGTCGGTTTTACATAGGTCTCGGCAAGCGACATGGCCGGCAGCTCGACCGGGAAGCCGCCCGCCTGCCAGACGCCGCGTTTCACCTCGTCGGCGCGGGCGCGCAGATGCGCGTGGCACGGATTGATGTCGCTCCAGGTGTTGATAATCGCGATGACAGGCTTGGCGGCGATTTCCTGCTGGTCGTAGCCCATCTGATAGAGGCGGGAGCGATGGCCGAAGGAGCGCAGATCCTTGGCGCCGAACCAGCGGAAACTCCTAAGATCTTCTGGACTCTTGCGTTTGGTCATCCGCGACCTCCTTTGCATTCCCGATCGGCTCGGCTAAATTAGACCTGTCCAGAAAAATGACAGGCGAGACCAAGCTATTGAACGACGTGATGTTGAAACTGAAGCCGGCGCGGCGCGAACGCCTTGCCGACGTACTTTACGGCCAGATCCTCGAGCAGATCACCAGCGGGCAATTCGCCGAAGGCGCGAAATTGCCGTCCGAGGCGCGCATCTGCAGCGACTTCCAGGTCTCCCGTCCGGTGGTGCGCGAAGCGCTGATGCGGCTGCAGGCGGATGGGCTGGTGGTCTCGCGCCAGGGGATCGGCACCTTCGTCAAGTCGCGGCCCTCCAACAAGCTCACCGATTTTGCCGCCTCGGCAGAGATCGCCAGCTATCTGAGAGCCTTCGAACCGCGTCTTGCACTCGAGACCGAGTGCGCCGGATTGGCCGCGATGCGGCGCACCAAAGCCCAGTTGAACCAGATCGGCGAGGCGCTTGCGGCGCTCGAGAGTGCCTTCCAGCGCGGCGAGAACGGCTGGGAGGAGGATTTCGCCTTCCACCTCGCCGTCGCGGCCGCCGCGGGAAACGAGCTGTTTCCACGCCTCCTGCAAGACTTGCGCGACATCATGAGCGGCTCGATGCGCATGGCCCTGAGCCTTACGCAGCAGGGCTCGGAAGACCGGCGGCGCCGGGTCCTCGAAGAGCATCGCAAGATCTTCATGGCGATCTCCAGCCAGAATGCCGACCTGGCACGTCTCCACATGCGCTACCACCTGACGGAATCCCGCGCCCGCGTCACCGGATCCTACGGCGATCTCTAGGCAGGCATCGTCCGGCGTCGAGACCCGAAGGATAGCGGCAGGTCCTACCGCCCTCTTGCCTGCCGGCCATCTCCCCCACGAGGGGCGAGATCGACTCGCCGCAGGCCGAGTGCACCAATCAAACGGCTTGCCGGAAGACAGCGCCTCTTGATGGGCACAGCGCGCAATACATGCGTTCTCCCCACTTATAGGGGAGCTGGCCGGCAGGCCAGAGGGGGATGGGGCAAGGGCCATCACAGTTACTCGCTAGGCGCTCGCCGAGCGCAGTGGTGTGGCTGCAGCCGCCGCCCCTTGACACTTTGACTTAAGCTCGCGCGCCGCTTTGGTGATGGCCTCGAGCCGTTCGGCGCCGTCGAGATTGGTGAGAAAGTCGCCGATCGGTCCCGTATCGCAAATCCCGGCGAGGCGCACCGCCTCGTGCAGGACACGGATCGGCGAATGGGCATCGCGCAGGTCCTCGAGCGGCAGGAAGCTTTCGCGGATGGCCCTGGCGTCAGCGAAACGACCTTCGCGGCCGGCCTTCAGGATCGCCGTCGAGAGATGCGGGGCGACGCAGACCGAGCCGGAGGTGAATGCGGTCAGGCCCATTTCCATGTGGTCGATCGCCGGGCGCTCGCCGATGCCGCTTACGATCCGCTCGCCGGAGCCGACGGCTTCGAGGATTGCGGCGAGATAGGGATCATCCTTCGGCTCGGGACGAATCACCGCATATTTCAGCGCCGAGATCGCGCCATCGCGGAAGAGACGGGCGATGTCGGCCGCCTCCATGAACCCGTTGTTCTTGATATAGGCGATCAGCGGTCGCCCCATGATGTCGGCAAGCTTGGCAAAGCCGGAGGCCAGGCCCGCCGGCGTTGCCGGAAAGGAGAGCGGCAGGACCATGGCGGTCGGAAAGGCCCGCTCGCGCAGGATGGCGGCCTGATCGGCGGCCTTGCCGAAATCGGCGCCGATCGACGGGATCATCCAGCCGTCGGCAGGCGCGATCTCCTCGAGCATGTCGAGCAGCCGGCCGAAATCCATGACGCCGAAATTATAGAGATTGGCGTTGCCGCCGTACAGATAGGTCGTCACACCACCCGAGCGCAGCCAATCCACCTGTCGGCGATTTTCCGTCTTGTTCGGCACTCCCTGCGCGTCGCGCGCCAAAGGCGGGACCGAGAGGACGGAGGCGCCGAGGTCGGCCGTGGTGACGGATGTCGTTTTCATGGAAATCTCCTGGGCAAGTTTCTTGTATTTTTATTTTACAAGTTGAGCGGAGGCAAGAGAGATGTTAAGGAAAAACGAGATCGCTAAACCTAAAGAATTCCGCGCATTGTCGCGGAGTCGTGAAAAGCTGGCGTTCAGACGATGTGCAAAACATGTCTTTCGACTTGACATTTGAATGCGTGCTGGACCTGCGCTGCGAGGTGGCCGAGAGCCCCGTTTACGATGAATCGCAACTGCCTGTTCTTCGTCGATATCGGTCGCGGGGCTCTGCATAGCGCGGACCTTTCGGGCGCCGACCATATCCAATGGACCGGGGGTTCGCTCGACGAGCCCGCTCTTGACCCGGCGCGATCGCTATGCCGGCGTCCCGGGAGGAAATGAATCGTCGTCTTTGACTGCCGCTGGGGCCTCGAAGCGAGCGATCTCGGCGCCGGCTTGCAGATAGGCCCCGGCCTCGGCCTTTATCCGGATCTTGCCGGTCCGCGGCGCCGTGACCTGGGTTTCCATCTTCATCGCTTCCATGACGGCAATGAGTTCGCCGGCGGCGACGTCTGCGCCATCCTCGACCTTGAAGGCTTGCAGGGTGCCGGATATCGGCGCGGTCACGTCCAGCGCGTCGTTCGTCTCGGTCGCCGTTGCCGCACCGACGCCTTGGCCTGCAAGTCCGCCGAGACCGGCAAGCAGGGCGGCGGGAATGCCGAGTTGATGGCGCATGCCGTCGATTTCGACATGCGTGCGGATCAGCGAAAGATTGGCAACCGGTTCGGGGCGAGCCTCCGCCTCGAGACGGGCGGCGAAATCGGTCTCGATCCAGCGCGTGTGCACCTTAAAGGCATTCTCGCCGCTAAAATCCTCCGTCTCAATCGCGGCGCGATGGAAGGGCAGAACAGTGGCAACGCCCTCGATTCTGAATTCCTTCAGGGCGCGACGGGCGCGTCTCAAGGCTTCCTCGCGGGTGGCGCCGGTGACGATCAGCTTCGCCACCAGCGAATCGAAGGTGCCGGGTACGGTCGAACCCGACACCACGCCGCTGTCGAGTCGAATACCGGGCCCGGACGGGGCGTCGAAAACGGTGATCGCTCCCGGCGTCGGCAGGAAACCGCGCCCTGGGTCTTCGGCATTGATGCGGAACTCGATCGAATGGCCACGCGGGGCAGGCGTTTCGGTGACGCGCAGGGGCAGGCCGTCGGCGATGCGGAACTGTTCGATGACGAGGTCAATGCCGGTTGTCTCCTCGGTCACCGGATGTTCGACCTGCAGGCGGGTGTTCACTTCAAGGAAAGATATCGTGCCGTCGACGCCGAGCAGGAACTCGACGGTGCCGGCGCCTGCATAGCCGGCTGCGGCGCAGATCTTCTTCGCAGCGTCATGGATCGACTGGCGCTGAGTGTCGGAGAGGAATGGGGCAGGCGCCTCCTCGACGAGCTTCTGATTGCGCCGCTGCAGCGAGCAGTCGCGGGTCCCCAGCACCACGACATTGCCGTACTTGTCGGCCATAACCTGCGCCTCGATGTGGCGCGGACGGTCGAGGAAGCGTTCGAGAAAACATTCGCCGCGGCCGAAGGCGGCCTTGGCCTCACGCACGGCGGATTCGTAGAGTTCCGCCACTTCCTCCATCTTCCAGGCGACCTTCAAGCCACGGCCGCCGCCGCCATGGGCCGCCTTGATGGCTACGGGCAATCCGTGCTTTTCCGCAAAGGCGATCACTTCGGCAGCCGTGTCGACCGGGCCATCACTGCCGGCCACCAACGGTGCACCGACGCTCAAAGCAATCCGCCGTGCTTCGACCTTATCGCCCAGTGCCTCGATGACCTGCGGGTCGGGGCCGATCCAGGTGAGGCCGGCATCGATAACAGCCCGGGCGAATTCAGCCCGCTCGGAAAGGAACCCATAGCCCGGATGCACGGCGTCGGCGCCAGAGCGCTTGGCGATGTCGACTAGCTTGTCGACGTCGAGATAGGTCTCGTCGGGGCGGCTTCCGGAGAGCCCATAGGCTTCGTCGGCCAGCTCAACGAAGAGTGCATCCATGTCCGGATCGGCATAGACGGCGACCGATTGCAGGCCGTGGTCGCGACAGGCTCGAATGATTCGCACTGCGATCTCGCCACGATTGGCGATCAGAACCTTCTTCATGGATGTCTCCTCCCAATTTTTGATCGGCCGGATCGCGGTCTCAAGCCCCCGCGATGTGAATTTCCGCGAAAGTCGTCACGAGCCGGAAGCGAATCTGGGCATTGACCGGGATCTGCCCGGCGAGATCGAGATGGTACTCGGCAACCGTGCCGATGACCGGATAGCCGCCGGTGAGCGGATGGTCGGCGAGGAAAAGCACCGGCTGACCGCTATGCGGCACCTGGATGGCGCCGGTCGCCGTACCCTCGCTCGGCAATTCCGCCTTGTCCCTGCGCTCGAGCGCGGTTTCACCTGAAAGGCGGATACCGACACGGTTCGACTGCGGCGTCACCTGCCAGAGCTGATCGGAGAGGCTGGCAATGCCCGCCTCGGTGAACCAGTCGCTGCGCGGGCCCATGATCACGTCGAGCGTCACGACCTCGCCGGGAGCGGGATGCTCGAAGGCCGGCATTTCGGTGAGGGATACGCTGGCCAAGGTCGCGGTTTCCTTTTCCACCGTCAGAATGGCGCCTGCCGTGACGGGATCCGGACCGACGATGGCGAGCGTATCGGTAGAGGCGCTGCCGAGTACCGGCTTTACATGGAAGCCGCCGCGCATGGCCAGATAGCAGCGCATTCCTCTCGGCGCATGGCCGAGCGTCACGACATCGCCAGGCTCCAGTGAGATCGGTTGATAGCTTTCGGCTGTAATTGTTCGCCCGGAGGCGTCACGGATGGAAATTGGACAGGGCGCGCCGGTGAGCGCAACGACCGTGCGGCCCGATACTGCGAACGAGAAGCCACCGGGGATGATTTCAACGCACGGCGTGCCGACGGCATTTCCGACGACCCGATTGGCGGCTTTCAGCGCACCCCGATCGAGCGCGCCAGAGGAGGATACACCCTGACCGGTCTGGTCGAAGCGGCCGAGATCCTGGAACAGCGCCGGCATGGGCGCGGCCAGAATCTTTAGCGTCAGCGCCTCGGCAGTGAGCTCGGTCGAGCTGGCGTCTGGAGCTTTCACCCCCGCCGCGGAACCCGGGACCGACCTCTTTTCCAGATCGAAGAAGCGCACGCGGTAGCCGGGCTGGAACAGTGCTGGCGGATCGCGTGACAGGTCCCACATCCGCTCCGGCGTCGTGCCGATGATCTGCCAGCCGCCCGGACTTGCCTGTGGATAGACGCCGCTGAAGGCGCCGGCCAAGGCGACCGAACCGGCTGGGATCTTCGTGCGCGGGCTCTGGCGGCGCGGCACCTGAAGGGCGGGATCGCCGCCAACGAGATAGCCGAAGCCGGGCGCGAAGCCGCAGAAGGCGACGGTGAAGGTGCTTTCGGTGTGGCGGCGGATGACGTCTTCCACGGAAAGCCCGGTCAACTCCGCCACGTCTTCCAGGTCTTCACCATCATAGCGGACCGGGATCTCGACGAGCTTGTCGGAGGGCGCGATGCGGGCCGACAGATCGCGGGTGGTGATCTCGCCGGCCAGCCTCTCCGCCGTGAGCGTTTCCGGCCGGAAGCGAATCATCAGCGTCCGTGCGGCCGGCACCATGTCCTCAATGCCTTCCACCGGATCGGCGCTGAGCGAGGCAAAAAGCGCCAGCGTCTTGTCGAGATCGGCAAGTTCGACAAGCAGTACTGTCAGGCTGACGGGCAGGAAACGCATCAAAACCTCACGCGTGATATGCGGAATCGGGAATATCGGTGATGAACATGTGCCCGGGCGCATGTGTGATCGCAAAAGGCACACGGGACGCCATCACGGCCGCTTGCGGGGTGACGCCGCAGGCCCAGAAGACAGGGACTTCGCCCCGCTCGATGCGCACCGGATCGCCAAATTCCGGCCTGGATAAGTCCTTGATGCCGATCTCCTGCGGCGCGCCGACGTGCACGGGTGCGCCATGCACGGCCGGAAAGCGGCCGGAGATCGTCGCGGCATCCGCCACGCGGGACGCCGGGATGGGGCGCATCGAAACGACCATGTTGCCATGCAGACGGCCGGCGGGCCGGCAGGGCATGCTGGTCAGATACATCGGGACATTGCACTTGTCGGTAATGTGGCGGATCTCGATGCCGGCCTCGATCATCGGCGTTTCGAAAGTAAAGCTGCAGCCGATCAGGAAGCTGACGAGGTCCGCGTGCCCTGCCCAGGCGGCAGTCGCATCGGCTGTTTCCTCGACGAGCTTGCCGTCGCGCCAGATGCGATAAAGCGGGAGGTCTGTGCGCAGGTCGGCACCCGGCGCCAGAAGCGTCGTGTGCGAGCCGGGATCGGAGACGTCGAGCACGGGGCAAGCCTTCGGATTGCGCTGCGCATAGATCAGGAAGTCCAAGGCCCAGTCGCGCGGCAAGACGATCATGTTCGCCTGGGTGAAGCCCGGTGCGACACCGGATGTCGGTTCGACACTGCCGCCGCGATAGCGTTCACGCGCTCCGCGAGCCGCTTCGGCATCGACGTGGCCAAGGTTTTCAATCGCAATCACGGTGTCCTCCCGACAATTGTCCTGGGCGAGCTGAGGAAAAGTGTGAGCGGTTTTCCGCCCGCATCCCGCTCTGAGTTATTAGGATCCATCACGTTTATGATTTTGGTCGAATTCGACACAGAATCGTCGTGATCTAGGCCCCCAAGAACGAACGAACGGTGATCCCGTCGGACTCGAAGGCTTGGCGGATTACCCGAGCGATCGCCACGGCGCCGGGGCTGTCACCATGCACGCAGATCGACTGCGCATCGATGTTGATGGTCGAGCCGTCGATCGCTTCGAGTGAACCCTCATGGGCGAGCTGCAGCATCCGCCGTGCGATCACATCAGTATCGTGCAGCACCGCCCCCGGCTCGCGACGCGAGACGAGCTGGCCGTCCGGCGCATAAGCACGGTCGGCGAAGGCTTCGGCTACGGTCTTGAGGCCCGATTTGCGGGCAACCTCGTGGACAGGTGCGCCGGCCAGTCCCATCAGCACGAGATCCGGATCGATGGCCTTGATGCCGTCGATCACCGCCTGGCCCTGCTTCGGGTCGCGGGCAATGCGGTTGTAGAGCGCGCCATGTGGTTTGACATAACCGACGGTGACACCGGCTGCGGCGGCGACGCCTTTCAGGGCGCCGATCTGGTAGATGACGTCGGCGGTCAGTTCCGCGCTCGTGACATCCATGTCACGCCGGCCGAAGCCGACGCGATCGGGATAGGAGACATGCGCCCCGATCGAAACACCTTTTTCAGCGGCCGCCCTGACGGTTTTCAGGATACCGAGCGGGTCGCCGGCATGGAAGCCGCAGGCGATATTGGCGCTCGAGACGATGGCCAACATCGCCGCGTCATCGCCCATGCTCCAGGCGCCATAGCTTTCACCGAGGTCACTGTTAAGATCAATGGCAGTCATCTGGATCTCCTTAGGCTGAGAGAAGCGCAAAAATCGGGCCGATCGACTTGTAGCCCATGTACCAGGTCAGCGCGCAGACCAGTACGCCCATCGCCAGCAGCCAACGCGGATAACGATAGCCGACCATGAGGTCGGAACGGGACCAAGCCGCATAGATGAAGATCGACAGACCGATCGGCAGGATGAGACCGTTCAAACCACCGACGAAGACAAGCATCTGGGCCGGCGGCGTGGTGATGACGACGTAAAACATCAGCGAGATGGCGATGAAGATCACCGTCGCGATGTTGCGGGCGCGTTCGGTGATGTCCTGTTTGAAAATGGTGATGAAGGAAACCGATGTATAGGCAGCACCGATGACCGAGGTGATCGCGGCTGCCCAGAAGATGACGCCGAAGATGCGCAGGCCGATGCCGCCAGCCGCGGTCTGGAAGGCCTGGGCGGCCGGGTTCGCACCCTTGCCGGAGACATCGATGACGACGCCGCTCGCGACCACGCCGAGAACCGCGAGGAAGAGCACGTAACGCATGAGGCCGGTCACGGCGATGCCAGTGAGGGCCGCGCGGTTGACCGCACCGAGATTTTCGATGCCGACCGTTCCCTTGTCGAGCAGGCGATGGGCGCCGGAATAGGTGATGTAACCGCCGACCGTGCCACCGACGATGGTTGTAATGGTGGCGAAATCGATGGTGGACGGCAGGAAAGTCTGGAACAGCGCATCGCCGACGGGGGGCCCCGATACGATGGCAACGTAAACAGTCAATGCGATCATGAGTACGCCGGCAAGGATGATGAACCGGTCGACCGCCATGCCGGCGCGCTTCGACAGGAAGATGCCTATCGCCAAGACGGCGCTGATGGCACCGCCGACCTTCGGATCGAGCCCGATCATCGCATTGATGCCGAGGCCGGTGCCGCCGATATTGCCGATGTTGAAGAACAGTCCGCCGACAATGACGAGAATGGCGAGCAGATAACCGGAGCCCGGGATGGCCGCATTGGCAAGGTCGGAGGCACGCATCTTCGTCAGCGTCACGATCCGCCAGATGTTAAGTTGCACGACGAAGTCGATTAGGATCGAGGCAAGGATGGCGAAGGCGAAAGCCGCCCCGAGCTTGGTCGTGAATGTTGCGGTCTGGGTAATGAAGCCCGGGCCGATGGCCGAGGTAGCCATCAGGAAAATTGCGGCTGTCAATGCCGAGCGACGCGACTTGGCCGACATGCTGGGCGATTTGTCAGACGGGCCGGACAACGTGGCGGGCCCGGCGCCGCTGGATGAAATAGATGGCTGCTCCATTAACTCTCTCCCTATGTGCGGCCGCCCCCTCAACTCCCTCAGGTTGGCCCACGTGAATTTTCGGATGGAAGCTAGCGTCTTCTCGTTTCACAATTCTGTCAAGATTGTTCAACAATTTTTATTTTGTCTTTCTACTATGTTGTTAAAATGTTGAGCGATTTGTACATTACTTGGGTACCATTTCACATGGTTTGGGCAGATTTTGGCCTGGTGGGGAGCCGCACTTGCCTCCGTCGTGCCATCAACGATAGGGAGGCGGCGCGGGATCACTCGCTTCCGTGTACGCCTGCTTGACCGTGAATCATGTCTGACGTCGCCTTGATCCGCCTGATCGCGCCGTTCCTCTCATGGTTCCAATGGGGCGCGAACCGCTATATCGATGCGAAAGGGGAGGATGGTTTATCCTTGTCCATGCGTGAGGGGCTCTGATGGCTGAGCAGAATAACACATCGGCGCTTGCGCCGCGGCTGGCGGAGGAAATTCGCGACAAGCTGATTGCGGGCGAGTTGAGGCCCGGCCAGCGCCTGTCCGAGGCTGCGCTCAGCACCGGTCTCGACGTATCGCGCAATTCGCTACGCGAAGCCTTCCGGCTTTTGACCAAGGAAGGGCTGCTGCGGCACGAGCCCAATCGTGGCGTCTTCGTCGCGACGCCCAGCATGGGTTCTATCATCGACATCTACCGGGTTCGACGGATGATCGAATGCCAGGCGATTGCCAAAGCCTATCCCAAGCACCCGGCGGTGGCGCGAATGCGCTCGGCGGTTGAGCATGCCAAGGTCGCGCGCAGTCGCAAGGACTGGCGAACGGTCGGCAGCGAGAACATGGTCTTTCATGCGGCGATTGTCGATCTCGCTGACAGTCAGCGGCTGAACACCTTCTATGCCCAGATCGCCGCGGAGCTGCGCCTCAGCTTCGGTCTGCTCGACGATCCCGAGCTGTTGCACGCGCCCTATGTCGACCTGAATGCGGCAATCCTCGAGAAGCTCGAGGCGGGGATGACTGCTGAGGCTGCCGCAGACCTTGAGGCCTATCTCATGCAGTCGGAGCGCACTGTTCTCGCCGCATTCTCGCGAATTGTTACGGACAACGCCTCTGGGAGGTGACCTTGCGCAACGCGTGTACACGGGCCGTTTAGCGATGCACACCTACCTTCCGGGCCGGAGCATCAGTCGCTCGAGCGCCCTCCACTTGAACAGTTACGAATGACAACAATGAAGATGCGAGGGCTATCCCTGCGTAGCATGGCGACGACACCACCGTGCCGATCTTGGCGAAGGGCAAGACCGATACGGTCGCATCTTGGACCTATGTCAGGGATTATGCGCATCCGATTATGCGCAGCTCACCGGGACAGTTAGCCAGTTTTCCTATTCGGTTGGTGCCGACAGATATCATGGCGGAGCATCGGGCGACTGCTGCTTGCCGAAAAGCCCATTAGTCGCGGTGGCGCAATTTTTATAGTGGCGCTTTGGGCCCTGGCTGCCGCCTCCGTCAATTGGTGGTTCATGCCCGGCGCTGCTAGGTAATCCCGCACCTGGGCAATCTGCTAGTCTACGTCGTCTGATGGGGCGTTCCTGGCTTCACGGGGCGGATTGGGGAAACCAGTTCAAGGGCTGAGGGGCTGATCCTTATCGGAATCTCGCCACCCTTAAACCGCACCCGCGAGTGCCATCGTTGTCGATCCAGATGACCTCGCCCCTGGCCAGCACGTAATCGCCCTTCTGAAGCTTCCTGTCCATCAGAGGCTCTC contains the following coding sequences:
- a CDS encoding GntR family transcriptional regulator, producing MAEQNNTSALAPRLAEEIRDKLIAGELRPGQRLSEAALSTGLDVSRNSLREAFRLLTKEGLLRHEPNRGVFVATPSMGSIIDIYRVRRMIECQAIAKAYPKHPAVARMRSAVEHAKVARSRKDWRTVGSENMVFHAAIVDLADSQRLNTFYAQIAAELRLSFGLLDDPELLHAPYVDLNAAILEKLEAGMTAEAAADLEAYLMQSERTVLAAFSRIVTDNASGR